The Helianthus annuus cultivar XRQ/B chromosome 11, HanXRQr2.0-SUNRISE, whole genome shotgun sequence region attattattattattattattattattattattatactaaAATCCCAAGAGGATGAATAGTACAAATAAAATagattattatatattatgtttttTAAGTTTGAATATCATCGTTTATActttaaatcatcatcatcatactcagtaaatcccatcaatagcaaagctaaggtagggtctgaggagggtaagatgtagacagccttacctctactccgtaggaatagagaggctgctttcaGTGAGACTCCCGGCTCggtagtagttttgcatcaagccttggacataaggcacataacactcagcaattgagacaactgccgattagtgcatgtacccccttgtctttcggctatcagcgccaccacatgatgcatgattaatcatccccctcttttaacgttattttcacgaaagtagtaaaataacattaaaataagtgcactttcacttttgccccccaagcgcccacacatatatatacattatatacgcATACCGCAAGCGGTCGTATCGCTTATACTTTAAATCATATACCTATTTACCTTTTACTTTTCATTTAATTTAACTTTTACATGATAACTAGAGTTCAAACTtcttaaaaaaaagttaaatgcGCATCTGTTAAATTTTTATTCTACACCTTTCGGTATAATTTTTGTTGACACCTAGTTTTATTCAAAGTAGACTATTATTTCCTTTATTGTAAAATATAATGATTGTCGATACCCTGACGAACTAAACCGATACTAATATCGGGTGTTATCGAAACCGGACATGAGTTGATATCAGAGACAATATTTTTTAGTTTTAGTTCTCTGTTCTAGTTATCATACCAAGTGACCATATCTGTATCGTAATAAACCAAATCATACTAATACTGTTCGAAACGAAATTCCCGCACGCGAGGAAATGCCACTagtttatattaattattaatttctattattattattattatattatatgcATACATAAACTATTTGTCAACAAGATAAGAAATAGTGTGGTCAAAACACACTCTCCATAGGAAGCAAACAAAGTCAACGTCTACTCTCTAGTCATCACAAACTCATTGTCTATAAACTTCCATCAAACTTTATGAACTGAAAATTAAGTGATCACTCAACAGTCAAAATGCATTCAAGATTCATCTTCATCTTACCCCTCTTTTTCTTGTTAACCGGATGTTATTCTTCTGCAACTTCCGGCCACCAATCATTGTCCTCCATCGTCTTTCTAGTCACCGGAAATGTTTATCCTACTGGGTATGTATCTATCTATCTTTTCTTTTCTTGATGTTCATCATGTGAAtttatttatttgtgtttgattAATAAATATAACTTTAGGACCTTTTTGCCCTTTTTATTAATGTGTGCTTTTTTCTTGGTTTGCCTTTTTTGCACATCCACTAGATTATATGTTACTGTTTTCAgcagtgttgtaagaatcgctaggcgctagtcggtcAGTAGGGTACTGAcagcgattaatcgggattaatatGGATTATAATCGGATtgggatttttatatgtaatttttagttatatatgTACACAAACATTTTTATATGTAGACATGTTTTTAACCCCTCATTGACCCATCTTTTTAAGTAATTGGCGGAAATTTATAATGTTTGGTCGAAATTTGGCCAGAATTGGACCGCCATTGACTGCCTAGCGATTAATCAGCCATAATAATCGATGAACAtccgattagtgattaatcggcCACTAATCGGAGACTAGTCGGGATTTTAGAGCATGACACCTAGGCATAATGGGCATTTGTCAAGCTTTCGTCCCGTAACAAATACATTTAGGTAGAAACTAGAAAGTGGTTGATTGCAACACATTAGGCGAATCACACATCGTTCTGTCTTGTCCTTGAGAGTCGAGAGATGTTGGGCCATAACAATGCGTTTTGGACTTTTGGGCACACTGATTGTGGATGAGAGGAGAACTCCACAATTAAGCACGCTTGAGTGAGCCCAACCCGCTTGGGAATTTTTCACCGGGTAACCAAAAACAACTATATGAGCTCTTAGTTAGCAAAACAAACAATATTGGTTGGTATACGGGGCCAGATGTTATACTAATACTCCTCACAAACCTGTAGTAGTGATCCTAGTTGGGTTAATTCCGTAACTAAACTTTTCAGGAGCAACAAATAATAGTGAAACGTGCCATTTAAATTAGCGGCAGAGTCTTGTAAATTGTATGGAATTTTGTAGATTGTTCGTGTTTAATATTGGTGATTAAGGGGAAGAGGTCCACTTGTATATGCTGCAGGTACTATTATGTGACAGTGAACATAGGGAATCCACCGAAACCTTATTGGTTGGACCTCGACACTGGCAGTGATCTCACTTGGCTTCAGTGTGATGCACCTTGCACCAAATGCTTCCCGGTAACTCTTCTAGTTTCTGAAATTTTAATCTTGTTTATTTTAATAGCATTACattgtttcttttgttttgtattgtaaatatatataatcaaattaaCGTATTCATTACTTTAGGTCagtggcgtctctgagaattcacgtatcctgttcgagcttgaaaaatgtGCCTATATGCTTTaacgatttttttttatttttattttttaaaatcatattAGTATTGGGTTGGGCCCAATAAACCTAATGTTAAGTTGGGTAAATTAGAAAGCATAAAAATGTATTTGATAATGGGCCTCTATATTGATTTGTAtgtgtttacaatttttttttaaataacatatatatcgattttttttttaaatcctgtgcccctcgaaatcacgggccttgtgcggaagtcctccccgcacaccataaGAGCCGCCCATGCTTTAGGTAAATAAATtcaagagtaaactgccattttggtccctgtggtttgggcagttttgccattttaatccaaatctcaaactttttaaatctgggtccatgtggtttcacttttattgtcattttagtccaaaattcaaaaactctcatttttactgttgcaacctacctattttgtctttttatgcaggggtatttttgtccaagtgcttttcatttaacattttcttaattaaaaaactaaattaaataCATTATTAATTGAAGATGATGTAAACGGGGATATGAATACTAATAAGGGTATTTAAATGAAttaataatttatttactttagttttttaattaagaaaatgttaaatgaaaagcagttggacaaaaatacccctgcacaaaaagacaaaatagataggttgcaacagtaaaaattgagagtttttgaattttggactaaaatggcaataaaagtgaaaccacagggacccagatttaaaaagtttgagatttggactaaaatggcaaaactgcccaaaccacagggaccaaaatggcagtttactctaaattcAACCTACATACACATAATAACCTTTTAAATCATGACTAAGAAAAAGTACGTTGcgtttatatctttaaaaaccgtaagcattattattattcaaaGTATTTGGATGTGTATATATTTAACATTTAAAGCAACAATCAAGCAATTGTTTTCGTAATCTTTGTAGGCTCCTCACAAGCCTTATAAGCCTAACAAAAACCTTGTGACATGCATGGACCCACTGTGTGCATCTGTGCACTGGCCAGAAACACTCAACTGCGAGTCTCCGAATGATCAGTGTGACTACGAAGTTCAGTATGCCGATCACGGGTCGTCTCTCGGTCTTTTGGTCAATGACAGGTTTCGGTTAAAATACACCAATGGAACTGTAGTCGAACCTCGTCTTGCATTCGGGTCACCCTCTTTTTCTTCTATTTTTTTGTTTCCtattatttaataataatgcatGACTCATATCATCGTAGTTTCGTACGTTTAGATGTGGTTACGATCAAGAAGTTGAAGCCTCAATGAACCCACCTTACACAGATGGAGTCCTTGGTCTAGGGTTAGGCAAAGCAAGCATCTTACGCCAATTAAACGAACTCGGTGTGACAAAAAATGTGGTGGCTCATTGTCTTAGCGCGCAAGGAGACGGACATTTGTTTTTCGGAGATGAATTTGTCCCTTCTTCAGGGGTCACCTGGATACCCATGTCAACAACCAAAATAGagtaaaaattaattaattaatttatttattattattattattattattattattattatttttttttttttgcggatTATAAATTGTCATAACTTATCAAATTTTATCAGAAAACACTACTACTTAGGAGCCGCTGAGCTACTTGTTGGCGGAAAAACAAGTGGAATAAAAGGTCTACCGATAGTGTTTGATAGCGGAAGTACCTACACATACTTTAGTGCAAAAGCGTATAACGCTCTCGTATCGTTGGTGAGTTTAAGAATTCTTGACGTTTTGCGGATTTCAGATACTGTGTTTTCATAACGATAAACAAAGTTTAGTGAAATggttaaattttaaatttgaagTTAATATTATTATGtgtaaatatattaaaaaatatatatatattattatatttttatcgGGTAAATATATTGTGCTGCAGCTTATGAATGACCTTAGAGGAAAGCAGATTTACGATGCAAATGAAGATAAAACTCTCCCAGTATGTTGGAAAGGATCAAAACCGTTCAAGTCGATTCAAGACGTCAAAAACTTATTCAACCCAATAACTTTGAGCTTTGCAAAATCAAAGAATGTTCGGTTTCAGATGGACCCCGAAGCATACCTCATCGTTAGTGTAAGGAGTCATGAGAAAACTAAAACAGTTCTTTTATTCACAATGTTGTTTAACATTTGCATATGTTGGTACAGAAATACGGTAACGCCTGCCTTGGGATCTTGAATGGTTCAGAAGTCGGCCTTGAAAGTGTTAATCTAATTGGAGGTAATAAGCTTAAGATAAAAATCAGTCAAACAAACTTATCATTCGTCGGTGTATACACGCATAATAAAGCTGCTTTTTTACTTGGTATTTGACTGTTTGCAGACATATCGTTCCATGACAAACTCATCATTTACGACAACGATAAGCAACGGATAGGATGGGCTCCTGCAAACTGCAGCAAACTCCCAAAGTCCCGACTCTATCTTTTATAATTTCTTAacgagtaaactgccattttggtccctgtggtttggtcagttttgccactttagtccaaaactcaaactttttgcatctggtccctgtggtttcagttttattgccattttggtccaaaaatgaaatcagatcatatttgtcttataaaatcctgcttttttgtccttttccgcagaggcaaaatgatcatttcttttttataaataaataccatattttataagacgaatatgacctgatttgcccctgaggaaaatgacaaaattacaggattttataagacaaatatgacctgctttcatttttggaccacagggacctagatgcaaaaggtttgagttttggactaaagtggcaaaagtgaccaaacctcagggaccaaaatggcagtttactctttcttAACTAATAAAACATAGCGGTTTTCATAACAGCGATGACttttttgttg contains the following coding sequences:
- the LOC110889511 gene encoding aspartic proteinase Asp1, producing MHSRFIFILPLFFLLTGCYSSATSGHQSLSSIVFLVTGNVYPTGYYYVTVNIGNPPKPYWLDLDTGSDLTWLQCDAPCTKCFPAPHKPYKPNKNLVTCMDPLCASVHWPETLNCESPNDQCDYEVQYADHGSSLGLLVNDRFRLKYTNGTVVEPRLAFGCGYDQEVEASMNPPYTDGVLGLGLGKASILRQLNELGVTKNVVAHCLSAQGDGHLFFGDEFVPSSGVTWIPMSTTKIEKHYYLGAAELLVGGKTSGIKGLPIVFDSGSTYTYFSAKAYNALVSLLMNDLRGKQIYDANEDKTLPVCWKGSKPFKSIQDVKNLFNPITLSFAKSKNVRFQMDPEAYLIVSKYGNACLGILNGSEVGLESVNLIGDISFHDKLIIYDNDKQRIGWAPANCSKLPNINNGAPERRGRCKPDESNVDILQAYCAA